TTGCTTCATGGGACTATAAATCCCAAACTATTAATCATTTAGATTTCTTCcatgcttctttatccttttataTTCTTCATGTCACATCTCCTTGTGCAAAATCACGGATAGTTTATTGCAGCCTTCCAAACTATCAGTGTGTTTATTAActttaaaagctattttaaagCTTTCTCTTCCACTCCCACACATGGCTAAATTAGTATGAAGAGCTGATGAGTAATTAGATAGAGtaaattctttcctctttctcaagcATCAGCTATTCTATTACTAAaagttctaattaaaaaaaaaacatttttaattgtttttaagttTACTTTTTGATTTGAAGGTTACTTTGCGTGTTCTTGGTTTCATTCATTTAGACCTTTGCTGTCACAGgctaatatttttcttcctggaaGGTGAACATTTTTAACCTACAGTGAGAATTATGTGTACTTTCCTATATATTTGAAATGTTCTATTTATACCAAAAGAAGCTGCAAGGAAGGTGATTCTGACTTGAGGAGGGGAATTTGTAGATCACAATTTAAGAGCTATTTTTGgaataaactaaaagaaaatacctTAATGAAGAGGTAGTGTggtaagtagaaggaaagaactagtgtttttttgtttgtttgtttgtttttggccaagccatgctgcatgtgggatcttagttccctgaccagggatctaacccctgcaatggaagggtggagtcttaaccactgggccaccagagaagtcccaacagGTGTTCATTCCTGCAATTACTTAATTCTGACATTGCATGTGTCCAAATATGAGTATGCTTGAGAAATTTTGGCCTGTGCTGAAACAATCCCAGTGTAGAGAGCTGTGACAGTGGTGCAGATATCTGTATTATTCAACCTGCCACCTCCTTACTTATGGGTGTGCCCTGGAGGCACTTGTTTGTTCAAGAGCACAATTACACTTATAAAAGGTTACTTCTTATCCAGGTAAGTCAGGTGTGAGTGCAGAGCTGCATTTATGTTTATTTACAAGAGTATTTAGATAACACATAGAGCCTGTAATATACAGTAGAACTTAAATGCAATCAACAGAGTCCCTATCATGTACAAAACAGTCTGTAAAGTGCTTTGGGAgttaagatgtaaaataaattgtgtttcagtccttaaatttctttttacatgGTCACTTAATACGCACTTGTATCGCTCTTACTAtgaaccaggcactgttctaagcactttacagatATTAACTCAATCTTTGTAATAGCTGTTGGACTCAGAGGgttaatctacaaaataaaaaatttaatgattCACTCTGCAGCAAAATCAAAGTCATTTGTCAAGTGTCTCTTTTCCGTATAGTCTCTGTCCTACAAGAGCTAATAAAGAACTATCCAAGtcattgtataaaataaataagcttacATTCCTGATAACAGAAAACCTCTTGATGTAGAACTTAATATGAATGCAGTTTCCAAGGTTTAATCACTGTGTATTTAATgtattaacaaaaataacaaaaaataattggACAGCAGTTTCTTGGAGTTTATTGAAATAGAATCAGACCCTTATTTTCATTATCTATAAGTAAATGGATTAGGAGGAACAAAGAATGATGATGTCAAAAAACATATCAGTTACAGTGTTGTTTATACATCAGCCATATCTGATATAATGTGAATTCATTTGGTGTTGAATAAATGGGCCGCTGCAAACTAATTATAAGTCTGTCAGCCATACTTAGGAAGAGGCTAGTTCATAGTACTAATGATTTTGATCAGAAGTAcatgtttggggacttccctggtgacgcagtggttaagaatccgcctgccaatgcaggggacacaggtttgagcgccggtctgggaagatcccacatgccacggagcaactaagcccatgcgccacaagtactgagcctgctctctagagcctgcgagccacaactgttgagcccatgtgccacaactactgcagcccacacgcctagagcccgtacttcacaacgagaagccaccgcaatgagaagcccgcacactgcaacgaagagtagctcccactcactgcagcccacatgcagcaacgaagacccaacgcagccaaaaataaattaattaattaaaaaaaaaaagaagtaaatgtttGAAGGTATAACTTGGGGTCTTTACTGCTCTTGGCtgtattttaaacttaatttttgaaaaatgataaCTGAGGTGACTGAATAttgaaaaagattttattttctcacatatttaagaaattaaatctaTTATCAAAAGTTATTCCTCTTCTTTTGCATTTAACCTTTTATCTATAAAAGTTgtgaaattttattcatttacctcTGTATATAGAAGCTTCTTTCTAATCTGAATTTATTGTGGTTTCTCATAGGTCCAGAGAGGATTAGTGATCTACCTGTGCTTTTTCAAGGGAGCTGATAAAGAGCTTCTTCCCAAAATGGGTATgtgtttgatgtttcttttttaagagtGAGAGTGACTAGCAATAGATAGATGAATCAGAAGGGAAAAAAGCACAATCTTAAATTGTACTGTTATGTAAGTTATAAATGACTTAACTCTGTGTACTGTTGTTGACTTTAGCTGTTTGTCTTTTCCAAAGCTTAATGTAAGCAAGTGTGgtagaattcttttaaaatatctgcagCATTTCAGATCATTTATAGATTGGTTTAGaagagtgtacacacacacacacacacacacacagacaacacacTGAGATTCAGCCAAGGATACAGAAACTTGTTGGAAGCAGGGTGGCCACATAGGGAGAAATAGATGCTGCATTTCTTAATATAGTCTCCTTATCTCTCAGAGTCCCTAACAGGGGCATAGAGGTGACACTGTATGTACAACATGTGGTTCCCATCAAATACGTGAAGATCAGGCTTATATCATTATTATAAAAGAGTTTACATTAACCATTTATGCACTTCTTTTTAGGAAATGTGTATAAAGATGATTATTAAACCAAGCTCAGTGTCATCACAGCCACACCTCCTCTGCGGGCAGAGAAAGAGTCAGTGTTCAGGCATCTCTGAACAATAATGTACCTGCCTGCAGCTTTCCAGTGCCCTCGATATTCTATATCACTGCACATTCCTTGTGATAATTACATAGGTTCAGATATACCAAATCAAATTATATACTATCTCAAGACAGTATTTGATAGAATAATTATGTACAAAAAAAGAAGCCTGAAATAGTCAAGCTGTCCCTAAGGTTGGGGACAGGTTATATTCTCTCCATTAGTAAAGGCAGTACCCATTAGTtggattaataaatataaattatatagatGGGTAGTTGAAGCAGGCGGAAGTTAACCTAGAAGAGCTTTAAGTAGTGGAACTCAAGCGTAAATAGCCCAGTGAGGAACAGCTTGGACAAAGGGCTAAAGCTTCTAGAGGGGATTTTATGCTGAGACATCAAACATGTTTAACAACTTTGTCAGAGGATGAAAACTAGACTTGAGAAGGGACTGCAGTAGGTGAGAATGGAAAGCAAGTAACTGTAATAAtttgacctactagagaatggacttgaggaaatggggagggggaagggtaagctgtgacaaagcgagagagtggcatggacatatatacactaccaaacgtaaaatagatagctagtgggaagcagccgcatagcacagggagatcagcttggtgctttgtgaccacctagaggggtgggatagggagggtgggagggagggagacacaagagggaagagatatgggaacatatgtatatgtataactgattcactttgttataaagcagaaactaacacatgattgtaaagcaattatactccaataaatacgtaaaaaaaaaatgaaatttgaaccTGAAGGATAATAGGGAGCTTTAAAGGgtttaaagagaaaatgaaatgaggtCTCCTGTTACAGAGGGTTATTGCCAGGACTTAATGCTTGGATATTGGACATTCTGTCTGTTTTTGCCTTGAATTAAAGCTTTCTTGACCATGAAAGCTATATAGTAGAAATCTTCAAAAACAGGAAGAGCATTTTTGGCCAAATTGTGGCCAAATAAAAACACTGAGGAAGTCCACTTTAACTCTTCTAGTGGATAGTCTAACACAAAGCTTTTATATATCATGATTCTCAGTAAAGAGCTGTGACTCTAAGAATCACATTCTACTGGTGTGAGTTGTAAGCAAAATAAGTCCATCTATTATTGATAGTAGTAGCTTGTACTTCCCTCTGTTCCAGGAGGCAAAGTAAGCCAGTGTGATGGGATTCTCTTAAACCCGACCTCATACTTATTACATGGATTCAGATCTTTCCAATCAAATCATGTAGCCCTTGGGAACATAACAGCCAGTTATATCCATAAAGTCTGAAATAGCATGGCTAATGTATAGATGTGCAGAATCTTCCTCAATTCATCTTCAGTATAATTGGACAGAGATCCAGGGCCCTGTCAAAACTTAACTTCCCATATACATCATTAGAGATATTTGATCGACAACCTGTCTTAGAATCTTTGAGTTTCCAAGATGCCATTAATTCATTGTCTCATTTTAATTCTACTTACTGACATttgtatttgtattatatttactTCTATATACTGATATTTGTATACCAACAGCATTAATTGAATTCTCAGTTAGATCCAGTAGAGGGAAGTGTGTGGAAGTATAATAAATTATACTTACCTCTCTGGCCTGTTATTTCAAAACTGCCTCCTTAGTCTGTCACTAGCCTGAGGCCTGGATAGCTGGATAGTGATTTACGTGGAATGAAATGCTCCAGagaattatagttttcttagAAGCAATCAATAGGACTGCAGGCTATATAGCAAAGTCCTATTTGTACTAGAGAAAAttagagttatttatttatttttggttgtgttgggtcttcattgctacgcacgggctttctctaattgtggcgagcggaggctactcttcgtcgcggtgctcaggcttctcgctgcagtggcttctcttgttgcagatgttctaggcgtgtgggcttcagtagttgcaacacgtgggctcagtagttgtgattcgcgggctctagagcagaggctcagtagttgtggcgctcaggcttcgttgctctgtggcatgtgggatcttcccagaccagggatcgaacccatgtcccttgcattggcaggcggattcttaagcgctgcgccaccagggaagtccctagaggtaTTTTAAAATAGGCATTAGTTAAATGAAAACTGATAGTGCTTAATGCAGAGCTTAGGAATTCATTTGGGTGTTCACCTCAGCAGGTTTTCACCAGGTTAATTCCTTGATTTGTAGAGTGGGGCCACTGTACTGAATCCTTGCTAATATTTACTACAGGCTCTCTAGTAGTTGAAACCATTGACTACCCCACCAGAAAGCATACCTTTTCAAGCCTGATTATTCACACAGGAGTGTGAGGTTTCAATAGTTCTTTTACTGTTTGTGTCCTCTCAGGACTATTCTTTACAAGCAGAAGTTATTTATACCCTTTATAGAGGTAGGAAGACCCTAAGGGTGTTTATATTAGGCATTTCTTTTGCTTATTGTTTTGAAAATGGCTAATGTTGAAATGTAAAGATTTTCTAAGTTTAGATTTTTTAGCTACACATGGATATTTATGGTTATTTTGACACTTCTTATTAGCTATGAGTATACCTGCATAAGtgccataaaaataataatacaatattttcCTGTATGTATATGAAGATAATGCCAGTAACTCTATACCTTTGGATTTACTTTCCCAGTTGACAGTGAATTTCTGATGATTTTTGCTTTCACCTTTATCCTCCCACTGGTGATGTTTGTAAAATAATTAGTCTCTGTTAATAATGTCTTCGAGGTTATAAAACTGCAAAATCAACTAGTTTATAACAGGATTGAACCTGGAACCTTTGTCTCAGCTTAGAATTCTAGGCAactaagtttaaaataataaatgcactaaggtttttatttaatgttctttgttataaagtagaataaGTGTGTGGAGGATCTgtcatgtttttttttccagtgggatttgttttgaaatataaaaaggaacaaaaaggcaaaatcttttcatgtatcCCCCAGGGCAACAATATCTTGAAGTTCCAGTATACAGTTAATTCTTTAGTCCTTTCTGGATTATCTTATTGTTAGGAGATCCTAACTGCCAAGTCAGATTTAAAACATCATGACATTTTCTGCATgaaattttccttgtttttcatgctTAGATCATTTAGCTTACTGAAGCagcttttaaaatctaaatagaaACTTTGGGTTAAAAGCATGAGCTGACAAACTGGATTTTAAACATGAGGTTTGCTGACTAGAAGATCgttggttttcttcatgtttgttttctacctcaaaatgttctcctttcttccctacCCAGTTAATACACTGTTAAATGTGAAATTAAGTGAAACAGAAAATGGCAAGCGTGTCTCTGTATTGGATCTACCTGGCAACATTCTTATCATCCCTCAAGCCACCCTTGGGGGGAGAGTAAAAGGAAGAAGCATGCAGTATCACTCTAACTCTGGAAAAGAAGAGGGGTTAGAACTTTATTCCCAATTTGTGACTCTCTGTAAAAAAGAATTAGCTGCTAACAGCAAGTGTGCTGAAGCTGGGGTTGTGGTGGAACATGGCACTTACGGCAACAGGCAGGTGTTAAAGCTCGATACCAATGGACCATACACACACCTaattgagttttgaaaaattaaaagtttctacAGTTGTAATTAGATTCTCTTCCCCTTCTGCTTGAGTACACTAATCTGCAGCATTTTTAGACAAGAAAATCCTGGGTCCCATCCATACCTCTGCAGCCTGCTACTTGGACGACCTCGCCACGTCACCTAAACTCTGGATCTCAGTCACCTTCCATCCTGCTTTCCCCTAAACTCACactcaaaattttgaaaaatgcctTGTATTCGCCTTATGGTCATTGATAAGAACATGGAAATGTTTTTAGAGAGCTGTATTTAAGCATTTTGTGCAATcaagaaaaatatgtttcttaTACCCTCAAATGTATGTAATATGTAGTAAAAATCACTATTTGTGTTACGAttataattttgtcaattttgttttagTATTTCAGATTTCCgtattttgaatgaaagaatatgCAATTTACTATTCCTTCTAATAATATCTATGAAAATATAATACAGAAATGTTATtgtacattttaatattattttccaagGACATCCAAgtgctttaaattattttaagaatcttTAGTTGATATAGCAATAAGGTATGGGGgactaaaagttttttttatttaatatactaATGGCTTAatattctgtttctcatttttttaccAAAACAATGTGTGTtgcattttctgtttttggtttttaaaagttactgtTTCATTAAATTAATGTTCATAAATTTTTTTAGGAAGTTCCTTTCTTGTTGGTTTAGATTGCtgtaaaaggaataaaaggaataaaaagggagGCTTTCTACTGGAATGATTTGAAAACAAGTTGACttgttcatttccattttatcGACTTAATGATTTAGAGccagtatcatttttttctattagtgtatttttgtgtcctccccccaccccaaaattcatatgttgaagtcctccaatgtgatggtatttgcacatggggcctttggaaggtaatcAGGGTTGATAGAACATGAGAGTGGGGCCCTTATGTTGGGattagtgtcctcataagaagaaacaccagagagcttgctcacCCTTTCTCTGCCCACCATGTGAGAATGCAGTGAGAAGGGAGCCatttacaagccaggaagagaacccTTACCAgaaaccatgctggcaccctgatcttgaacttctagcctccagagctgtaagaaaataaatttctgttgtttaagccaccataagtctatggtattttgttctAACAGCCCAAGCTAAGACAGTCACATGAGATAAACATCTAATAAGGTAGACTTTTCAAAGCCAAGAGAGGAAGATATACAAGAAATTGAAAGCATAAATGAATCAATAAAAGGTAATGTTCATTTTTTACAAACTCATTTGActtgatttaatattttaaagagtgaAAATGAAATAGTGTTTCTAGTTatcaaaaagatgaaaacaatgaCTTGAAGAAACATCTTAAGTAGCTGTTGAAAATTCTTTGTGTCTTATAATTTCTTTAGGTTTATGTTCCTAAGATACTTGAAGTTTCTGTTATCACAAAAAGTCCTATTTTCTCTATATCCTTCCTGTACTATTCTATTTTGGAACTTAAGGATCAATAACTGACTTGGTAGTGAGCTCATTTGTTCTTAACTTTTGCTTTATTGATTCGCAGTACACTTATTGAAATGTAATAAACTATTCATAAACTTTCAAACTCCAATTTTCTCAGAGCTTCTCCAAGGAGGTTTATATGTCTTTCAAAAAGATTATGTGTTacctattttaaatcattttgatgTGTGTGGGTGAAATGCTGACTCACAGCCCTAGATTGCTATTTTATAGTTCAGGCAATTCTCCTTAAGAAGAAATTTGCTTGTGGTACTTGTGGAGAATAGAAATTTCAACTACATGAAGAGTTATTAAACAGAAGATGACAGCCAAGTTTGTTTCATTTCCAAGGAGGCTAGAACAAGAGGAAAAAGGCAAGAGAAATAGTAGATAGGAAAATAACTACACCTTGGCTTTCTGTAGCTCTCCTGGCCCAAGATGCTCAAAGAACATTAAACAGATACCTAATTTTATCTTCACAGTATATAATGACAATAATGCTGTGGAAAGTAAGAAAATgcttaaataattttcccaagatcacacattAGGGAGCAATAATTTCTATCCCCCTGACTTTTCTTGTAGTGAGAGTTAAAATTGATCTTCATAAAGGCTTAGCATCTCCCAGTGTGGATCACTTGAGAAAAAACAGCCAATAAATTGTTTTATGTACTAAATTACGTGGCGGTAGGGTTACACCTAATTTGGGTGccttctgcctttgtttttcaaAGATTCTAGAATGTTTAAATTAGagtatcatttctttcttttaatggaagtatagttgatttacaatgttgtgttagtttcaggtgtacagcaaagtgattcagcatatatatatactttttcagattcttttccctttataggttattacaaaatattgagtatagtttcctgtgctatacagtaggaccttgttgtttgtgtattttatatagtagtgtgtatctattaatctcaaattcctaatttatccctccctcccctttcccctttggtaaccataaatttgttttctatgtgagtctgtttctgttttgtaaataagttcatttgtatcattgttttagataacataagtgatatatttgtctttctctgtctgaattactgCACTTAGAATATCATTCCTAAATACTATTTTATCTGTCCATTTGGCAAACTTCATGGATTCAATTATATAAAATACTGTGTATAAGACATGGACTACCAATGAGTATGAATTTATCTTGAATATACTCATACTAGGTAAATCAAACACTTTTACATTTCTTCATTCAAGTCAAAAGAAGGCATTGACATTTATGAATAATATCTGTATTAATGATTTATTGACTCCATAATGAAAGACCTAAGCTTATCAGATGTAAGGATCAAATACTATAGAATCCTATGCCACTTGTTTTGGAGGATAACTCACATTGGTGTTAGAATGATGTCATGTCAAACTTTTATTATCTATGATTAACATTGCAGAGGACCTGATTTGTTACATTATAGTTATTTCTTAAAAACTCACATGATAGTGAAACTAGTATTTCCAAAAGTGCTTTATCtattaatttattgaagtaagactACTTTCTGAAAGGGAAGAACTATTAGAAAACTAACATTTTCATTCTGAAGCCACACTTTGGTGATGACTTTAAATGTCTGTTTATTTTGATAATCTAATTATTCTCCCTTCCTCCTATTTCTCCTACATCTAATCCTTTTTTGCAGAC
Above is a genomic segment from Pseudorca crassidens isolate mPseCra1 chromosome 1, mPseCra1.hap1, whole genome shotgun sequence containing:
- the DTD2 gene encoding D-aminoacyl-tRNA deacylase 2 isoform X3, with the protein product MLGLLVQRGLVIYLCFFKGADKELLPKMVNTLLNVKLSETENGKRVSVLDLPGNILIIPQATLGGRVKGRSMQYHSNSGKEEGLELYSQFVTLCKKELAANSKCAEAGVVVEHGTYGNRQVLKLDTNGPYTHLIEF
- the DTD2 gene encoding D-aminoacyl-tRNA deacylase 2 isoform X2, coding for MAESGRPPQARALLQQCLHARLQVQRGLVIYLCFFKGADKELLPKMVNTLLNVKLSETENGKRVSVLDLPGNILIIPQATLGGRVKGRSMQYHSNSGKEEGLELYSQFVTLCKKELAANSKCAEAGVVVEHGTYGNRQVLKLDTNGPYTHLIEF
- the DTD2 gene encoding D-aminoacyl-tRNA deacylase 2 isoform X1 encodes the protein MAESGRPPQARALLQQCLHARLQVRPAEGDAAAQWVEVQRGLVIYLCFFKGADKELLPKMVNTLLNVKLSETENGKRVSVLDLPGNILIIPQATLGGRVKGRSMQYHSNSGKEEGLELYSQFVTLCKKELAANSKCAEAGVVVEHGTYGNRQVLKLDTNGPYTHLIEF